In Methanooceanicella nereidis, one DNA window encodes the following:
- a CDS encoding PAS domain S-box protein — protein sequence MKSHEGQDITDRSVTQGKYARIKKLFRERKHFFSRLLNSLDEGILIVRGDRIPVINETFMKIFEIDHRPSKIGEIPRSEIFCKMLPDIRRAGSEKIMLKRTYSGVTSKGGIVTVDVSIGPIDHDGRPCVLCRSMLPVMREQYDDQFMRQTWEDFAEDAPVGIFITKGMKVLYLNKLCAKMLGRKKEDLLGCALMSIYLPEEKEAIVLKCEDAVKSKNPLELEFKVMGGTGEYSWIYLKAIPIFENRYGVPYYQGITIDVSKRRMAEKIMLRRSRQLEVLSYTGQQINKVLKIDVVMRTLVRSAMELTGAESGASGLVSDGKMVFTEYNKKGDILPVHYLFVPGYGVPGLVLETKKPYISNDTGHDPHVIQEIRKELGFYNMVDVPILNRNGDVLGCFEIHNKSGHLPFDDEDVNMLNGLAASAAIALENSGMMNDLEKAEKNLRQTASELQAVLDAFPDIYIRLGKDGTILDYHSGSNRGISSGPDSHIGRKIKEIIPAEVYEKVKDAIKKAYDTGSIVSTEYSTVENGERHVFEARLVPFIEDQILSVIRDITDQKHAEEALRSSEEKFRVLAETVGSAILIFNNDRFCYANPASERITGYGRDELLSMNFWEKVHPLDREMVIERGSRRLRGEDVLSRYQFRIIAKCGEVKWLDVTSCMIKYNNRPSILATCFDITDIKRAQERIMEAERYARSLIEANLDALVTIDRSGLITDVNKATEQLTGFSREELIGTDFSRYFTEPEKAVTGYQMVFTRGIVRDYPLEIRNKDRTVTPVSYNASIYRDSNGTIAGVFASARDLTELKKATEEVERAKDFAELYLDIMSHDINNSNHAGLGFLELAEMDSATSPSQKLYLEKAADAFKSSSEIIESVRKIQKISQETLSIEKIDLDESIKEAIERSSQPDFKQVKIDYRPVQGFCVMANSLLAEVFINLIGNSIKHSQGDVEIYIRIEKELRDGIEMYNIIVEDNGPGIPDSLKPFIFQRFERGPTKARGKGLGLYIVKMLIENMRGEVCIRDRVPGDSNKGSSFIVTLPACEE from the coding sequence ATGAAGTCTCATGAGGGGCAGGATATAACGGACAGGTCTGTCACGCAGGGCAAGTATGCCAGGATAAAGAAGCTCTTCAGGGAAAGAAAACATTTTTTTTCCAGGCTATTGAATTCGCTCGACGAAGGCATACTCATTGTCCGGGGAGATCGAATACCCGTTATAAATGAGACGTTCATGAAAATATTCGAAATCGACCATAGGCCTTCAAAGATCGGGGAGATACCCCGCTCCGAGATATTTTGTAAGATGCTCCCCGATATTCGCCGCGCAGGCTCTGAAAAGATAATGCTAAAAAGGACATATTCGGGTGTGACCTCAAAAGGGGGGATCGTCACCGTTGACGTGTCGATAGGGCCTATCGATCACGATGGCAGGCCTTGTGTCCTTTGCAGGTCCATGTTACCGGTAATGCGCGAGCAATATGATGACCAATTTATGAGGCAGACATGGGAAGATTTTGCCGAGGACGCCCCGGTAGGGATCTTTATTACAAAGGGCATGAAAGTCCTGTATTTGAATAAGCTCTGCGCAAAAATGCTGGGTAGAAAGAAAGAAGATCTGCTCGGATGCGCTTTGATGAGCATATACTTACCGGAGGAAAAAGAAGCCATCGTCTTAAAATGCGAGGATGCCGTTAAGTCTAAAAACCCGCTGGAATTAGAGTTCAAGGTGATGGGAGGAACCGGCGAGTACAGCTGGATATATCTTAAGGCCATACCTATATTCGAAAATCGCTACGGGGTCCCGTACTATCAAGGAATAACGATCGACGTCTCAAAGCGAAGAATGGCCGAGAAGATCATGCTCAGGCGAAGCAGGCAGCTTGAGGTATTATCATACACAGGCCAGCAGATAAATAAGGTGTTAAAGATCGACGTCGTGATGCGTACGCTGGTCAGGTCAGCCATGGAGCTGACAGGCGCGGAATCAGGCGCCTCTGGCCTTGTCAGCGACGGGAAAATGGTTTTTACAGAGTATAATAAAAAAGGAGATATCCTGCCCGTACATTATCTATTCGTTCCGGGATACGGCGTGCCGGGGCTGGTCCTGGAAACAAAGAAGCCGTACATAAGCAATGACACCGGGCATGACCCTCACGTTATCCAGGAGATCCGTAAGGAGCTCGGGTTCTATAATATGGTGGACGTGCCGATATTGAACCGGAACGGCGATGTCCTGGGGTGTTTTGAGATACATAATAAATCGGGCCATCTTCCGTTCGACGACGAGGACGTTAATATGCTCAACGGGCTGGCGGCCAGCGCTGCGATAGCTCTTGAGAACTCCGGGATGATGAACGACCTGGAAAAGGCTGAAAAGAACCTAAGGCAAACCGCCTCCGAATTACAGGCTGTGCTTGACGCATTTCCCGACATTTACATCAGGCTGGGCAAGGATGGGACAATACTTGATTATCATTCGGGAAGCAATAGGGGAATATCATCCGGGCCGGATAGCCACATCGGCAGAAAAATAAAAGAGATAATACCGGCAGAGGTGTACGAAAAGGTTAAAGACGCCATAAAAAAGGCGTATGATACGGGGTCAATAGTCAGTACAGAATACTCGACGGTGGAAAACGGAGAAAGGCATGTGTTCGAGGCCAGGCTGGTCCCGTTCATCGAGGATCAGATACTGTCCGTAATAAGGGACATAACCGATCAAAAACATGCGGAAGAAGCCCTCAGGTCGAGCGAAGAAAAGTTCAGGGTACTGGCCGAGACAGTGGGGTCAGCTATCCTGATATTTAACAATGACAGGTTTTGCTATGCTAACCCTGCGTCCGAGCGTATAACCGGATATGGGCGGGATGAACTATTATCTATGAATTTTTGGGAAAAGGTCCATCCCCTTGACAGGGAAATGGTGATCGAAAGAGGATCAAGGAGGCTTCGCGGCGAGGACGTCCTTTCCAGGTACCAGTTCAGGATCATAGCGAAGTGCGGGGAGGTCAAATGGCTGGACGTGACGTCGTGCATGATAAAATATAATAACAGGCCTTCTATCCTTGCAACCTGCTTTGATATCACTGACATCAAAAGGGCGCAAGAGCGTATCATGGAGGCGGAACGTTATGCAAGAAGCCTTATCGAGGCAAACCTGGACGCGCTTGTCACGATCGACAGGTCAGGGCTTATAACCGATGTCAATAAGGCTACAGAGCAGCTTACGGGGTTCTCCAGGGAAGAGCTCATCGGCACCGATTTTTCAAGATATTTCACCGAGCCCGAAAAAGCTGTCACAGGATATCAGATGGTTTTCACCCGGGGTATAGTAAGGGATTATCCCCTCGAGATAAGGAATAAGGACCGCACCGTCACGCCCGTATCCTATAATGCTTCGATATACCGTGATTCTAATGGGACCATTGCCGGAGTGTTCGCGTCCGCAAGGGATCTCACAGAGCTGAAAAAGGCTACGGAAGAGGTCGAACGCGCTAAGGACTTTGCCGAGCTATACCTTGATATTATGAGCCATGATATCAATAATTCTAATCACGCAGGACTGGGATTTTTAGAGCTGGCAGAGATGGATTCCGCCACGTCCCCCTCTCAAAAACTATACCTAGAAAAGGCCGCGGACGCGTTTAAAAGCAGTTCCGAGATAATCGAGAGCGTTAGGAAGATACAAAAAATTAGCCAGGAAACACTGTCCATAGAAAAAATTGACCTTGACGAGAGCATAAAAGAAGCCATAGAACGGTCGTCGCAGCCTGACTTTAAACAGGTCAAGATCGATTATAGGCCGGTGCAGGGGTTCTGTGTAATGGCTAACAGCCTTCTTGCGGAAGTCTTCATTAACCTTATAGGGAACTCTATCAAACACTCACAAGGCGACGTTGAAATTTACATCCGTATAGAGAAAGAGTTACGGGACGGGATAGAGATGTATAACATCATTGTGGAAGATAATGGTCCCGGCATACCTGACTCATTAAAGCCTTTCATTTTCCAGCGCTTTGAACGCGGCCCCACAAAAGCACGCGGAAAAGGCCTGGGGCTATACATAGTAAAAATGCTGATCGAGAATATGCGGGGCGAGGTATGCATCAGAGATCGAGTCCCTGGAGATAGCAATAAGGGATCCAGTTTCATAGTCACTCTGCCGGCATGCGAAGAATAA
- a CDS encoding cytochrome c biogenesis protein, whose translation MNLSKPFNQLIRKPLLLIALLLLLSQVFSIYTSSMPLTDAGGTGLKRDVNVIYIYSKSCFNCEQSEPVIRQTIEESQKSTGIRINLKETDFHSPEGMEYVRKFGISSVPAIIIDNHTVIRFEDFGGDTRELKEILKSKLGEAIKYKPPLEMERTVERIENERDIIRVQTCITNIGNEPLRINLSGGICEGVKIVSGDGSWSGTILPGERHCVTCNVTIDNNVKYLPAQVIEYIDSDGKQTIICPETPTMLIKKLSAITVFLAGLAAGVNPCLLAIMVFIATATLSSKGSHGEILIRILSFCAGLLVVYILMGIGFLTLLEYIPSFEEMIRTALIVILGLLSLWEFYDAYETYKYGSRDSVFKQFLRKFKPFYNKFHVIANFILGLVFGLIKMPCVGGIYIAILGAMIYTKDTGSLLAYLLIYNMGVILPLLFIGLIITLGMKPEKVDEFRHKHRVKIKVFTGIVLALLASAFLLGYL comes from the coding sequence ATGAATCTATCGAAGCCCTTCAATCAGCTGATAAGGAAGCCACTGTTGCTGATAGCGCTCTTACTACTGTTATCACAGGTATTTTCCATATACACATCGTCCATGCCGCTGACTGATGCCGGCGGGACGGGCCTGAAGCGCGATGTCAATGTGATATACATCTATAGTAAAAGCTGTTTTAATTGCGAGCAGTCGGAGCCGGTGATCAGGCAAACGATAGAGGAGTCGCAAAAAAGCACCGGCATCAGGATAAATCTAAAGGAGACGGATTTTCACTCGCCGGAAGGCATGGAATATGTACGGAAATTTGGGATCTCTTCCGTGCCTGCCATCATAATAGATAACCATACCGTCATAAGGTTCGAAGATTTTGGAGGCGACACGCGGGAGCTTAAGGAGATACTAAAGAGTAAACTGGGGGAAGCCATAAAGTATAAACCGCCCCTGGAAATGGAAAGAACGGTAGAAAGAATAGAAAATGAAAGGGACATTATTCGCGTTCAGACATGCATCACCAATATCGGGAACGAGCCCCTCAGGATCAACTTATCCGGAGGCATATGCGAGGGTGTGAAGATAGTATCCGGCGATGGATCATGGAGCGGCACGATCCTGCCCGGAGAGAGACACTGCGTTACCTGCAATGTCACTATCGACAATAACGTAAAATATCTGCCAGCCCAGGTCATCGAATATATAGACTCTGATGGAAAGCAAACCATCATCTGTCCTGAAACGCCGACGATGCTTATAAAAAAGCTTTCTGCCATCACAGTATTTTTAGCAGGGCTTGCGGCGGGAGTCAACCCCTGCCTGCTTGCGATAATGGTCTTCATCGCCACAGCAACCCTCTCTTCAAAAGGAAGCCATGGGGAAATATTGATAAGGATATTATCATTCTGCGCAGGGCTTCTGGTCGTCTACATACTCATGGGGATAGGTTTCCTCACGTTGCTGGAGTATATCCCGTCTTTTGAGGAGATGATAAGGACAGCTTTGATAGTGATACTGGGACTGCTATCCCTGTGGGAATTCTACGACGCGTACGAGACATACAAATACGGCAGCAGAGATTCCGTGTTTAAGCAATTCTTAAGGAAGTTCAAGCCATTCTATAATAAATTTCACGTCATAGCAAACTTTATTCTTGGGCTGGTATTCGGCCTGATCAAAATGCCTTGCGTGGGCGGCATATACATAGCGATACTGGGAGCGATGATCTACACGAAAGACACCGGAAGCCTGCTCGCATATCTTCTGATCTATAACATGGGCGTAATACTTCCTCTTTTATTCATCGGCCTGATCATCACGCTCGGAATGAAGCCGGAAAAGGTCGACGAGTTCAGGCACAAGCACCGGGTAAAGATAAAAGTGTTCACAGGCATAGTACTTGCCCTTCTGGCTTCGGCATTTCTGCTGGGATACCTGTAA
- a CDS encoding (5-formylfuran-3-yl)methyl phosphate synthase produces MKLLVSPINVEEAITSEMGGADIIDVKNPKEGSLGANFPWVIQSIKSKVSKPLSATIGDFNYKPGTASLAALGAAVSGAQYIKVGLYDIHTEEEAFEVLSGIVKSVKSYDPGRIVVASAYSDYSRIGSIPALKLPPVAKKAGCDVVMVDTGIKDGKSTFEFMDEEELNAFCGLAHKNGLKCALAGSIKFDDIEMINRIDPDIIGVRGLVCGGDRNDGIRSELVTKLKSMIN; encoded by the coding sequence ATGAAGCTATTAGTCAGTCCGATAAATGTCGAAGAGGCGATCACTTCGGAAATGGGAGGCGCGGACATCATAGATGTCAAGAACCCAAAAGAAGGTTCGCTTGGTGCCAATTTCCCGTGGGTGATACAGTCAATAAAATCAAAAGTCTCAAAGCCTCTAAGTGCGACGATCGGTGACTTCAACTATAAGCCGGGAACGGCATCTCTTGCCGCGCTGGGCGCTGCGGTATCAGGGGCCCAGTATATCAAAGTAGGCCTCTATGACATCCACACTGAGGAAGAAGCCTTTGAAGTCCTCTCTGGCATAGTAAAGTCAGTAAAGTCGTATGACCCCGGCAGGATAGTCGTAGCTTCAGCATACTCGGACTACTCACGGATAGGCTCAATACCGGCGCTAAAGCTTCCGCCCGTGGCAAAGAAGGCTGGATGCGATGTCGTCATGGTCGACACGGGCATCAAGGACGGAAAATCTACATTCGAGTTCATGGATGAGGAAGAGCTTAACGCATTTTGCGGCCTCGCCCACAAGAACGGGCTCAAGTGCGCGCTTGCAGGCTCCATAAAATTCGATGACATCGAGATGATAAACAGGATCGATCCCGACATAATAGGCGTGCGCGGCCTCGTGTGCGGCGGCGACAGGAACGACGGCATAAGGTCCGAGCTCGTGACAAAGCTCAAGAGCATGATAAACTAA
- the guaB gene encoding IMP dehydrogenase encodes MFLKKLDAPQGITFDDVLLVPSRSYVEPDHTDVKSRFSKNISLNVPIVSAAMDTVTESEMAIAMAREGGIGVIHRNMPREQQVEEVRKVKRGEEILMREVTTASPGQTIGMVWRIMKEQSISGIPIIDEGRLVGIISRRDIRPIVKTDPNKKISDVMTRDVVTATEEVKIDEAIDIMYENKIERLPIINEDGTLIGIITMQNILEKRQYPNANKNGNDQLCVAAAVGPFDIERAMALDKAGVDAICVDCAHAHNMRVVESARRIKKMVSADVVVGNIATGDAAQELIGFADGIKVGVGPGSICTTRIVAGVGVPQLTAIAEAVDVAKEHGVPIIADGGVRFSGDIAKAIAAGAESIMLGNLMAGTREAPGRLITIKGRRYKQYRGMGSLGAMAGGECSDRYFQDSNRELGKTKFVPEGVEGAIPYRGTVSDIIYQLIGGVKSSMGYCGAMNIKEMREKSKFIRVTPSGMTESHPHDIMITDEAPNYPLSTRQ; translated from the coding sequence GTGTTCTTAAAAAAATTAGATGCCCCCCAAGGAATCACATTTGATGATGTTTTGCTGGTCCCAAGCAGGTCCTATGTGGAACCAGATCACACTGATGTAAAGTCCAGGTTTTCAAAGAATATCAGCTTAAACGTACCTATCGTCAGCGCAGCCATGGATACCGTCACCGAGTCCGAGATGGCGATAGCGATGGCCCGCGAAGGCGGCATAGGAGTCATTCACCGTAACATGCCCAGAGAACAGCAGGTAGAGGAAGTAAGGAAGGTAAAGCGCGGCGAAGAGATCCTCATGAGAGAGGTGACCACAGCCAGCCCGGGCCAGACTATAGGCATGGTATGGAGAATAATGAAGGAGCAGAGCATTAGCGGCATACCTATCATCGATGAAGGAAGGCTCGTAGGCATTATCAGCCGCAGGGATATAAGGCCGATAGTAAAGACCGATCCCAATAAAAAGATCAGCGATGTCATGACAAGGGATGTCGTAACGGCGACAGAAGAAGTGAAGATCGACGAAGCCATCGACATCATGTATGAGAATAAGATCGAGAGGCTGCCCATCATTAACGAGGATGGGACCCTCATCGGCATCATCACGATGCAGAACATCCTCGAGAAGAGACAGTACCCCAACGCAAATAAGAATGGCAATGACCAGCTTTGCGTAGCCGCCGCTGTTGGCCCATTCGACATAGAGAGAGCGATGGCCCTGGATAAGGCGGGAGTGGACGCGATATGTGTCGACTGTGCCCATGCGCATAACATGAGAGTGGTCGAGTCGGCAAGGCGCATTAAGAAGATGGTCTCGGCAGATGTCGTGGTAGGCAACATCGCTACAGGCGATGCAGCCCAGGAACTGATAGGGTTCGCCGATGGCATCAAGGTAGGAGTCGGCCCCGGTTCCATATGCACGACCAGGATCGTGGCTGGAGTCGGAGTGCCTCAGCTTACGGCAATAGCAGAGGCCGTGGATGTCGCGAAAGAGCATGGCGTCCCGATAATAGCAGACGGAGGGGTCAGGTTCTCCGGAGACATCGCCAAGGCAATAGCAGCCGGCGCTGAATCCATAATGCTCGGCAACCTGATGGCAGGCACCAGGGAAGCCCCCGGAAGGCTCATCACGATAAAGGGAAGAAGATACAAACAGTACAGGGGCATGGGATCGCTCGGCGCAATGGCGGGCGGCGAATGCTCGGACAGGTATTTCCAGGATTCGAATCGCGAGCTGGGAAAGACGAAATTCGTACCGGAAGGGGTGGAAGGCGCCATCCCGTACAGGGGCACTGTCAGCGACATTATCTACCAGCTTATAGGAGGGGTCAAGTCCTCTATGGGCTACTGCGGCGCAATGAACATAAAGGAAATGAGAGAAAAATCAAAGTTCATAAGAGTGACACCGTCGGGCATGACTGAAAGCCACCCGCACGACATCATGATAACTGACGAGGCGCCCAACTATCCCCTATCGACAAGGCAGTGA
- a CDS encoding ArsR/SmtB family transcription factor: MDMAYLLDILGNENRRNILTLLSYRPCYVTEISEELKVSPKAIIDHLKILEDAGLVESFYDQQRRKYYEIANNVRIEVSISPLMFRVNVSRVDIEADEQKMLHDKYAEEVALKKDLEYSLKHLYEEFQRLNRSSIELQEAQRSVQGMMSEITGMCIDIINEIAADQIEAELLYMLVRGPTSYDEIVSRLHIPDNVARSELAKLMKRGLLTYEKGLWSIA; the protein is encoded by the coding sequence ATGGATATGGCATACCTGCTTGACATACTGGGAAACGAGAACAGGCGTAATATACTGACGCTGCTGTCTTACCGTCCCTGCTATGTCACGGAGATATCGGAGGAGCTAAAAGTATCCCCAAAGGCGATCATCGACCACCTTAAGATACTTGAGGATGCCGGGCTCGTTGAAAGTTTTTACGACCAGCAGAGGCGAAAATACTACGAGATCGCTAACAACGTACGGATAGAGGTGTCCATATCGCCCCTCATGTTCCGGGTAAATGTTAGCAGGGTGGACATAGAAGCGGACGAGCAAAAAATGCTTCACGATAAATACGCCGAAGAGGTAGCGCTAAAGAAAGACCTTGAGTACTCTTTGAAACACTTATACGAGGAGTTCCAGAGGCTTAACAGGTCGAGCATAGAGCTTCAGGAAGCTCAGAGATCGGTACAGGGCATGATGTCCGAGATCACAGGGATGTGCATAGATATCATAAACGAGATCGCCGCCGACCAGATAGAGGCAGAGCTTCTATATATGCTGGTACGCGGCCCCACTAGCTATGACGAGATCGTTAGCAGGCTACATATACCGGACAACGTTGCCAGGTCAGAGCTTGCAAAGCTTATGAAAAGAGGCCTACTGACATATGAAAAGGGCCTATGGAGCATTGCATGA